The Lycium ferocissimum isolate CSIRO_LF1 chromosome 10, AGI_CSIRO_Lferr_CH_V1, whole genome shotgun sequence genome window below encodes:
- the LOC132032610 gene encoding uncharacterized protein LOC132032610, translating to MATWGAFFGTRVMEIVKKHDSGGLVWKRIKLTSTRKANAKKRLRRVWQNEAVLKAVSEPAPSETAEVAAGQISNVQLKTSKS from the exons ATGGCGACATGGGGAGCATTCTTTGGGACAAGGGTTATGGAAATAGTGAAGAAACATGATTCTGGTGGACTTGTTTGGAAGAGAATAAAACTCACTTCTACTCGCAAAGCTAATGCCAAGAAGCGTCTTCGCCGTGTTTGGCAG AATGAAGCTGTCTTGAAGGCAGTTTCTGAACCAGCTCCATCCGAAACTGCAGAGGTAGCTGCTGGACAAATAAGTAATGTGCAATTAAAAACCAGTAAGAGTTAG